Proteins co-encoded in one Pyramidobacter porci genomic window:
- a CDS encoding glutamine synthetase family protein, with the protein MNLSTFNGDWSKVNFLNLMMIDLRGNLRSVTLPREYATEKVLRDGIGFDGSNYGYAKVSNSDMVAVPDMSRALLEQRGEFNTVHVFCDVVSATDERIPFEQYPRNVVRNAAKYLRDKKIADDAKMLVELEYYAFDQVEYTIQPNRVGYSVATAEGLGDDFSSAPRFGLFDGYHRVSPEDRYRDFRDKTVELMGIAGVPVKYHHHEVAAGQLEIELEFTSIEKTADDVTLAKWIIRTVAREMGIFATFMPKPMNKVSGSGMHVHQFLTRDGKSLFPGDGVANLSPLALSYTAGLLTHSQTGSLLAFTNPSTNSYRRLVPGFEAPVSATFAKGSRCAAVRIPSYLKKDSTRVEYRPGDASANVYFMLAGMIMAGCDGIAAQLDPVALGMNSAEILQEKIFPLNLSAVLDGLEKDHAYLRPVFPEQLIEQWIKVKREEAAYVYNAPTPQEYELYF; encoded by the coding sequence CGAGTACGCGACTGAAAAGGTTTTGCGCGACGGCATCGGCTTCGACGGCTCCAACTACGGCTACGCCAAAGTCAGCAATTCCGACATGGTGGCCGTTCCCGACATGAGCCGGGCGCTGCTGGAACAGCGCGGCGAGTTCAACACCGTGCACGTGTTCTGCGACGTCGTTTCCGCCACCGACGAACGCATCCCCTTCGAGCAGTACCCGCGCAACGTCGTCAGAAACGCCGCCAAATATCTGCGCGACAAGAAGATCGCTGACGACGCCAAAATGCTGGTGGAGCTGGAATATTACGCGTTCGATCAGGTGGAGTACACGATCCAGCCTAACCGCGTCGGCTACAGTGTCGCCACCGCCGAGGGGCTGGGCGACGATTTCAGCAGCGCGCCGCGTTTCGGCCTGTTCGACGGCTATCACCGCGTCTCGCCCGAGGACCGCTACCGCGATTTCCGCGACAAGACGGTGGAGCTGATGGGGATCGCCGGCGTGCCGGTGAAGTATCATCATCACGAGGTGGCCGCCGGCCAGCTGGAGATCGAGCTGGAATTCACGTCGATCGAGAAGACGGCCGACGACGTGACGCTGGCCAAGTGGATCATCCGCACCGTGGCCCGCGAGATGGGCATCTTCGCCACGTTCATGCCCAAGCCGATGAACAAGGTTTCCGGCAGCGGCATGCACGTGCACCAATTTCTGACCCGCGACGGCAAAAGCCTTTTCCCCGGCGACGGCGTCGCCAATCTGTCGCCGCTGGCCCTTTCCTACACGGCGGGGCTGCTGACCCACAGTCAGACGGGCAGTCTTCTGGCGTTCACCAATCCCAGCACCAACAGTTACCGCCGCCTCGTGCCCGGCTTCGAAGCGCCCGTCAGCGCCACGTTCGCCAAGGGCTCGCGCTGCGCCGCCGTGCGCATTCCCAGCTATCTCAAGAAGGACAGCACGCGCGTGGAGTACCGCCCCGGCGACGCCTCGGCCAACGTTTACTTCATGCTGGCCGGTATGATCATGGCCGGCTGCGACGGCATCGCCGCCCAGCTCGACCCCGTGGCGCTGGGCATGAACAGCGCCGAGATCCTACAGGAAAAGATCTTCCCGCTCAATCTGAGCGCCGTGCTCGACGGTCTGGAAAAGGATCACGCCTATCTGCGGCCCGTCTTTCCCGAGCAGCTCATCGAGCAGTGGATCAAGGTCAAGCGCGAAGAGGCGGCCTACGTTTACAACGCCCCG